One Curtobacterium sp. MCLR17_032 genomic window carries:
- the ccsB gene encoding c-type cytochrome biogenesis protein CcsB yields MAVYVIAFISFALDMAKRAGDVGLETTRGGSASDRDDASVATVATVQGGTVVLERVQQKRTGDDVSGGRGQRGSKFERVGMAMTILALVVHIGAIVLRGIAADRVPWGNMFEFSLTGTGLIIAVFLLVQFWQDLKFLGVFITGLVIILLGIATVNYYVPVRPLVPALESYWLVIHVFVAIAGTGFFALGAGLAVSQLVQTYRQGRPVSRRLRFMETLPDADRLEVLSYRVILVGFVLWTFTLIAGAIWAERAWGRYWGWDTKEVWTFIIWTLYAGYIHARATRGWRGARSSWLALIGFAAVMFNFSVVNVFFKGLHSYSGL; encoded by the coding sequence ATGGCGGTCTACGTCATCGCGTTCATCTCCTTCGCGCTCGACATGGCGAAGCGCGCCGGCGACGTCGGACTCGAGACCACCCGCGGCGGTTCGGCCTCGGACCGTGACGACGCCAGCGTCGCCACGGTCGCGACCGTCCAGGGCGGCACCGTCGTCCTCGAACGCGTGCAGCAGAAGCGCACGGGCGACGACGTCAGCGGCGGCCGGGGCCAGCGCGGCTCGAAGTTCGAACGCGTCGGCATGGCCATGACGATCCTGGCACTCGTCGTCCACATCGGCGCGATCGTGCTCCGCGGCATCGCGGCCGACCGTGTGCCGTGGGGCAACATGTTCGAGTTCTCGCTGACCGGCACCGGCCTGATCATCGCCGTATTCCTGCTCGTGCAGTTCTGGCAGGACCTGAAGTTCCTCGGGGTGTTCATCACCGGCCTGGTGATCATCCTGCTGGGCATCGCCACGGTGAACTACTACGTGCCGGTCCGCCCGCTGGTGCCCGCGCTCGAGTCCTACTGGCTCGTCATCCACGTCTTCGTGGCCATCGCCGGCACCGGGTTCTTCGCCCTCGGCGCCGGGCTCGCGGTCTCGCAGCTGGTCCAGACCTACCGCCAGGGCCGTCCGGTCTCGCGCCGACTGCGCTTCATGGAGACGCTGCCCGACGCCGACCGGCTCGAGGTGCTCAGCTACCGGGTGATCCTGGTCGGCTTCGTCCTCTGGACCTTCACGCTGATCGCCGGCGCGATCTGGGCCGAGCGGGCCTGGGGTCGCTACTGGGGCTGGGACACGAAGGAGGTCTGGACCTTCATCATCTGGACCCTCTACGCCGGCTACATCCACGCGCGGGCGACCCGCGGGTGGCGCGGCGCCCGGTCCTCGTGGCTGGCCCTCATCGGCTTCGCGGCCGTGATGTTCAACTTCTCGGTCGTCAACGTCTTCTTCAAGGGGCTGCACAGCTACTCCGGTCTGTGA
- a CDS encoding cytochrome c biogenesis protein ResB, translating into MSPRSDSDQDDVTDAGTTGTDSASDPQRPSDHVDGTPVAATTADGIAQPKLGLVGYLRFAWRQLTSMRTALFLLLLLALAAIPGSLVPQTQADPNGVTQYKNSHPQLTPVLEKLQVFDTYTSVWFSAIYLLLFISLIGCIVPRTRHHWQALRTRPPKTPARLGRLAGFRSVTISAATIGGQTVGSTTGAATSLPSVDHAVTTAMAQLKKSGYRVERFGDSVSAERGYLRETGNLVFHSALVGVLLAVGLGGGFSYTGQRLLVEGQSFTNVIGAYDSFNPGRWFSPKDLTPYNLTLDKFTTKYEERNLDALGQATDYSATVSARLKDGTAKTSRLGVNEPLSIGGTNVYLLGNGYAMHVTVRDGKGNVAFQDVVPFLPDDANYTSTGVIKVPDASPDQLGLIGFFYPTAVQQTSGTNAGAFTSNYPDTKNPMLSLQVYTGNLGLDDGVPQSVYQLSTKGLQQIAGRQSDTPSIAMKPGQTKQLPDGAGSITFDGVKRYVSLDVHHDPSQLWVAFFAILSVLGLLTSLFVPRRRVWVKAVRKPGAEDGEFDLEYAGLARGEDPNLERAVADIAQKHMSDLGVRISK; encoded by the coding sequence ATGTCCCCGCGGTCTGACTCCGACCAGGACGACGTGACGGACGCCGGCACCACCGGCACCGACAGCGCGTCCGACCCACAGCGCCCGTCCGACCACGTCGACGGCACGCCCGTCGCCGCGACCACCGCCGACGGCATCGCGCAGCCGAAGCTCGGGCTGGTCGGCTACCTCCGGTTCGCCTGGCGGCAGCTGACGAGCATGCGCACGGCGCTCTTCCTGCTGCTGCTCCTCGCCCTCGCGGCGATCCCGGGCTCGCTCGTCCCGCAGACGCAGGCGGACCCGAACGGCGTCACGCAGTACAAGAACAGCCACCCGCAGCTGACCCCGGTGCTCGAGAAGCTGCAGGTCTTCGACACCTACACCTCGGTGTGGTTCTCCGCGATCTACCTGCTCCTCTTCATCTCGCTCATCGGCTGCATCGTGCCGCGTACCCGGCACCACTGGCAGGCGCTCCGCACCCGGCCGCCGAAGACCCCCGCGCGGCTCGGCCGCCTGGCCGGCTTCCGGTCGGTGACGATCAGCGCGGCAACGATTGGCGGCCAGACGGTCGGCAGCACGACGGGCGCGGCCACGAGCCTCCCGTCCGTCGACCACGCGGTGACGACGGCCATGGCCCAGCTGAAGAAGTCGGGCTACCGCGTCGAACGCTTCGGCGACTCCGTCAGCGCCGAACGCGGCTACCTGCGGGAGACCGGCAACCTGGTCTTCCACTCGGCGCTCGTCGGCGTGCTGCTGGCGGTCGGTCTGGGCGGTGGGTTCAGCTACACCGGACAGCGGCTGCTGGTCGAGGGGCAGTCGTTCACCAACGTCATCGGCGCGTACGACTCGTTCAACCCCGGACGCTGGTTCTCGCCGAAGGACCTCACGCCCTACAACCTGACGCTCGACAAGTTCACGACGAAGTACGAGGAGCGCAACCTCGACGCGCTGGGGCAGGCGACCGACTACTCGGCCACCGTCTCCGCACGTCTGAAGGACGGCACCGCGAAGACCAGTCGTCTCGGCGTGAACGAGCCGCTGTCGATCGGGGGGACGAACGTCTACCTGCTCGGCAACGGCTACGCGATGCATGTCACCGTGCGCGACGGCAAGGGCAACGTGGCGTTCCAGGACGTCGTGCCGTTCCTGCCGGACGACGCGAACTACACCTCCACCGGCGTCATCAAGGTGCCGGACGCGTCACCCGACCAGCTCGGCCTGATCGGGTTCTTCTACCCGACCGCGGTGCAGCAGACCAGCGGCACGAACGCCGGTGCGTTCACCTCGAACTACCCGGACACCAAGAACCCGATGCTGTCGCTGCAGGTGTACACCGGCAACCTCGGCCTCGACGACGGCGTGCCGCAGAGCGTCTACCAGCTGTCGACGAAGGGCCTGCAGCAGATCGCGGGCCGACAGTCGGACACCCCGAGCATCGCGATGAAGCCCGGCCAGACGAAGCAGCTGCCGGACGGCGCTGGCTCGATCACGTTCGACGGGGTCAAGCGGTACGTGTCCCTCGACGTGCACCACGACCCGTCGCAGCTCTGGGTCGCCTTCTTCGCGATCCTGTCGGTCCTGGGCCTGCTCACCTCGCTGTTCGTCCCGCGCCGCCGCGTGTGGGTGAAGGCGGTGCGGAAGCCCGGTGCCGAGGACGGTGAGTTCGACCTCGAGTACGCCGGGCTCGCACGCGGCGAGGACCCCAACCTCGAACGCGCGGTGGCGGACATCGCCCAGAAGCACATGTCGGACCTCGGAGTTAGGATCAGCAAGTGA
- a CDS encoding cytochrome c biogenesis protein CcdA — MSSGNPFADAIFSGQLLIGLPVAALAGLVSFLSPCVLPLVPGYLGYVSGIADGSRHSRGRVLLGVLLFVLGFTVVFVLGSAAAGAVGFWLVRWRDLIVQLMGIVVIAMGLVFIGRFTFLQRTVKTNFTPRTGLLGAPLLGIVFALGWTPCIGPTLAAINLISFQSGSAWQGVVLGIAYCIGLGVPFLLVALGAGWASGAIGVVKRHMRTVNIIGGAILIVIGLLMVTGIWSAVMSSVGAVIQSYVPAV, encoded by the coding sequence GTGTCCAGCGGGAACCCCTTCGCCGACGCGATCTTCAGCGGGCAGCTCCTCATCGGCCTGCCGGTGGCGGCGCTCGCCGGACTGGTGTCCTTCCTGTCGCCGTGCGTCCTGCCGCTCGTGCCGGGCTACCTCGGCTACGTCAGCGGCATCGCGGACGGCAGCCGGCACTCCCGCGGCCGGGTGCTGCTCGGCGTGCTGCTCTTCGTCCTCGGCTTCACGGTCGTCTTCGTCCTCGGGTCCGCGGCCGCCGGTGCCGTGGGCTTCTGGCTGGTGCGCTGGCGTGACCTCATCGTCCAGCTCATGGGCATCGTGGTGATCGCGATGGGCCTGGTGTTCATCGGGCGGTTCACGTTCCTGCAGCGGACGGTCAAGACGAACTTCACGCCGCGCACCGGCCTGCTCGGCGCCCCGCTGCTCGGCATCGTGTTCGCCCTCGGGTGGACCCCCTGCATCGGCCCGACCCTGGCGGCCATCAACCTCATCAGCTTCCAGTCCGGCAGCGCCTGGCAGGGCGTCGTGCTCGGCATCGCGTACTGCATCGGGCTCGGCGTGCCGTTCCTGCTGGTCGCCCTCGGCGCCGGCTGGGCCTCGGGCGCGATCGGTGTCGTCAAGCGGCACATGCGCACCGTCAACATCATCGGAGGAGCGATCCTGATCGTCATCGGTCTGCTCATGGTCACCGGCATCTGGTCGGCCGTCATGTCGAGCGTCGGGGCGGTGATCCAGAGCTATGTCCCCGCGGTCTGA
- a CDS encoding TlpA disulfide reductase family protein: protein MTSTTRTNRTHATRRRTAGAAAIALAAAIALVGCSSANDGLAAQYGKGNTQNYISGTGAVTEVAVDKRTDPIDFTAKSMDGDELSAKAMRGDVVVINFWYAGCPPCRAEAGYLNTVQDEFADDDVHFIGVNVRDEAGTAKAFERKFGVDYPTVLDARSGTMQLALSGDIAPNAVPTTIVLDKKGRVAARVLGAVDGPSILKTLVDDELTGKAS, encoded by the coding sequence GTGACCAGCACGACCCGAACGAACCGCACTCACGCCACGCGCCGCCGGACCGCCGGGGCCGCCGCGATCGCCTTGGCCGCCGCGATCGCGCTGGTCGGGTGCAGCTCCGCCAACGACGGCCTCGCCGCGCAGTACGGCAAGGGCAACACCCAGAACTACATCTCCGGCACCGGTGCGGTGACCGAGGTCGCGGTCGACAAGCGGACCGACCCGATCGACTTCACCGCGAAGTCCATGGACGGCGACGAGCTGTCCGCGAAGGCCATGCGTGGCGACGTCGTGGTCATCAACTTCTGGTACGCCGGCTGCCCGCCCTGCCGCGCCGAAGCCGGGTACCTCAACACGGTCCAGGACGAGTTCGCCGACGACGACGTGCACTTCATCGGCGTCAACGTCCGCGACGAGGCCGGCACCGCGAAGGCGTTCGAGCGGAAGTTCGGCGTCGACTACCCGACCGTGCTCGATGCCCGCAGCGGCACCATGCAGCTCGCGCTCTCCGGCGACATCGCCCCGAACGCCGTGCCGACGACGATCGTCCTCGACAAGAAGGGCCGGGTCGCCGCCCGCGTGCTCGGCGCCGTCGACGGTCCGAGCATCCTGAAGACCCTGGTGGACGACGAGCTCACCGGCAAGGCGTCCTGA